GATACGCATTAACTGTTCAGCAGTTAATCCATAATTCTGTAAACCAATTGAATCTAGTGTATCTCCTTCTTCAACTGTGTAATCCACTAGCTCCTCATTATCTCCATAGGATAAGTAATGTAATACTTCTTCTTCCGTGGTTTTAATATCCTTTACGGATGCGTACGCATCCGCAATCTGTACTGTTTCATTGATTTTAAAGCCCATTGTCATGACACCATATTCCGTTAAATTTGAAATTGTATGATGCTCGTGAATGGCTTCTAATGTATCTTCATCGATGAAATAGGAAAGATACTTTTGTAAAGCTGCCTGATAGATATCTTCTGACTTTACAAAGATTCTTGCATATTCTTTATTATCTGAGAAAGAAATTGATTTACAGGCAATACTATATAGAGAATGGTCATCTAAATACTGCATAATTTCTGCATCAGCATTTGTATAGACATTTGAACTCATTTCTTCTACAAGATACATATTATCCGCAATACCAATATGTGTATTTGGAAACATGCTTGCATACTTTTCTTTATAGACGGTCTTTAGATGCTCATCCATATAAGTCTTATCCTTGATGGTACCAATCAATTTATGATCTTCATATAATTTATAAATCTTATGCACATCAGAAGTCGTTACTTCTACAGTCTGGTTAAAGTTACCTACTGTACCAACTTCAATTCCTTCAAAAGAAGGATAGAAAAAAGAAGGCACGATGACAATTGCGATTGATAGCACTAAGCATATTGTTACAGCAATCAAGTTTTTCATGCCTTCCTCCTTCATTATTGTGGTCTATTTGGGGCAATGTTATAGAGTGCGTTTGTATCTGCTTCAAACGCTACATATACCCTGCCCGTCGCACCATTACGATGCTTTGCAAGATTGATTTCTAGACGCTCTGTTCCAGATTCTTTTGCTTGTTCTTTCGCCTCTTCGTTATAGTAAGACTCACGATACAACATCATAACGATATCGGCATCCTGCTCAATCGCTCCAGATTCACGTAAGTCACTTAACATCGGCCGCTTATCTTCACGCGCTTCAACGTTACGACTTAACTGTGATAATGCCACAACAGGTACCTTTAATTCGCGCGCAAGTGCTTTTAAACTACGTGAAATATCAGATACTTCCTGTTGACGGTTTCCACTAGAACGATCCGATGGTCCACTAATCAACTGAATATAGTCAATCATAACCATGTTTAATCCATGTTCCGCCTGTAATCGGCGACACTTCGAGAAAATTTCAGGAATCTTGATTCCTGCCATATCATCGATATAGATATTAGAAGCTTTTAATTCTGCCGAAGCTTCGTTAATACGGTTCCACTCTTCATTGGTTAAACGACCTGTCTTTAACTTATCACCTTGGATATGACTCTTCGCACTTAATAGACGCATTGCGAGCTGTTCCGCACCCATCTCAAGTGAGAAAATCGCAATTGCACCCTTTTGTGCTTGTGGAATTAGTGCAACGTTCATCGCTAGGTTTAGCGCAACCGCAGTCTTACCCATAGACGGACGTGCGGCTAAAACAATCATATCTCCACGCTGTAAGCCATGCGTAATACGATCAAAATCATTAAAGCCCGTCTTTAACCCTGTAATCTCAGATGAATTCTCCGAAGCTGCACGGATGGTCTTTAACACTTCATTTAAGACATCATTTGGATTCTTAAACTCACCAGCTTTACGATTACGAGATACATTCAAGATTTCTTTCTCAGAACGATCCAAGTAATCATTTAAATCTGTTTGTCCATTAAATCCTTCTTCCGCAACTCTTTCAGCAGCTTCAATCATACGACGCATCATCGCTTTATCACGAATCAAATTCACATATGTTAGTGTATTCGCACTCGTTACTGCTGCGTTCATTAAGTTTAAAATATACTCCATTCCACCGGACTTATCTAAAAGATCAGTATCCTTTAAACGCGTAGCAACAGTGGTGGAATCAATCTGTGTTCCTTCTTGATACAATTCTTCACATGCATGATAAATACGACGATTGGCTTCAATGAAGAAATCGTCAGCTTCAAGCCCTTCTTCTAGCGCTGTACGAGAAGAACTTGGATATACAAGCATGGTTCCAAGCAAACTAGCTTCCGCTTCAGGTGCAGAAGGCAATACACGTGGCATAATTAGTTCTCACTTCCCAGTACTTTCACAACAATCGTACCGATTACATTCTTGTGTAATTCAACTTTTACTCTTGTTGTGCCAAGACTATGAATCGGCTCCATATCAATAATCTTACGCTTTTCGATAATAATACCTTGTTTATTCAAAGCCTCCACAATCTGCTTTGTAGATACAGAGCCGAAGACTCTTCCTTCTTTACCAGACTTCACTGTAAAAGTAATCACTGTCTTTTCTAATAAGGCAGCTTTCTTGCGTGCTTCTTCTTCACGCTGTGCTTCTAGTGCAGCTTCTTCAGATTTCTGTTCTTTTAAGATTTCTAAGCTAGCCTTAGATTCCGCTACCGCAAGCCCTCTTGCTATTAAGAAATTTCTTCCGTAGCCGTCAGATACATCAACGATATCTCCACGCTTACCTACTTTTTTAACATCTTGTTTAAGAATTACTTTCATCTTCTGCCTCCTTCTTCTGTTGTTCAATAATATTAATTAACTCTTCTTTTAATTCTTTGACTGCCGCATCCTTACGCTGTGTTGCGGCAGCGGTCATATGTCCACCACCATGCATGGCTTCCATAATTGCCTGTACATTGATTTCACCATTTGAACGCGCAGAAATACTATTAATTCCTGTGCTCTTATCCTGAGCAATCACAAAGGCTGCCTTCACATCTTGGATACTTAATAAACTATCCGCAACTTGGCTCATAATAGAACGTGTAATCTTCTCATTTTCTATAGCCGCAATCACAATACCATCTGGGTATCTTTCACTTGCATTCATAATCGCACTCTTTAGTACAAACTCATCATAAGTATCTTTCAAGTAATCGTACGCTACTTGAGGATCTGCACCGAGTTTACGTAAAGCACTGGCCGCATCATATGTACGTACACCAGTTCTTTCACGCCACTTACGTGTATCAATTGTCATACCTGCAAGCATGAATGTCGCCTCTAATTCAGAAATATCTGCTTTACTAGACACAAATGGAATCATCTCCGTCAAAATTTCACAAGTACTTGATGCACCTGCCTCAATATAAATCAGAATTGGTTTCACACCCATATCTGTACTTCTACGATGGTGATCAATCACCACAATCCGTTCTGCCATCTCTAATAGCTTTGCACCATTAGATTGTAGAATGTTGTGATGGTCTGTCATGATGACTAGCGTATCATCCTTGAGTTGGTTGATTGCTTCGCCTTCCGTAACAAACGTGATATCCTCTGCAAGGTCTTTTTCATTTCGTTTCATCGCCGCATCTAACTTTTCTTCAATGCCACCAGTCTTGGCAATAATACTGACTGGCTTATTGAAAGCGGATGCCATCTTCGATAAACAGATTGCAGAACCAATGCAGTCAAAGTCTGCGTTTTTATGTCCACAGATAATAACGTTGGAAGAATGTTGAATCAGATCACGTAATGCATGCGCCATAACACGTACACGTACACGACTTCTCTTCTCGGCCGCTTCTGTAGAACCACCAAAGTACTTCACATCCTCACCAACAACCTGAATCGCAACCTGGTCACCACCACGTGTTTGGGCAAGGTCCATTAACTTCGTAACAGTCTCATCTAGCTCCGCAAAGTTTGAACTACCCTTGGCGAAAGCCATAGATAATGTGATAGATACTTCAGCCTTCTGAGACGCTTTGCGTA
This genomic window from Solobacterium moorei contains:
- a CDS encoding DHH family phosphoesterase, whose protein sequence is MQQKMSRIKQIVFVALAIQLAVIILLQLIFQINILPGILVLIAEALITVYLLDYFQSANEEESIGLEKYLGGSYAEAYLVGGVGMMNYDENYVITWQSELFKERGLDRIGSKLLTWLPEANDIISGETEKVSVTIDQYVYEVSKRENAPTIFFKDITLLNKYRGKYNEEHVVLGLASFDNYEESTMYADDADIANINATIRTPLNEYFQKFGVFLRRLNNNRYLLVLNEKIYREIAADRFSILNIVRKASQKAEVSITLSMAFAKGSSNFAELDETVTKLMDLAQTRGGDQVAIQVVGEDVKYFGGSTEAAEKRSRVRVRVMAHALRDLIQHSSNVIICGHKNADFDCIGSAICLSKMASAFNKPVSIIAKTGGIEEKLDAAMKRNEKDLAEDITFVTEGEAINQLKDDTLVIMTDHHNILQSNGAKLLEMAERIVVIDHHRRSTDMGVKPILIYIEAGASSTCEILTEMIPFVSSKADISELEATFMLAGMTIDTRKWRERTGVRTYDAASALRKLGADPQVAYDYLKDTYDEFVLKSAIMNASERYPDGIVIAAIENEKITRSIMSQVADSLLSIQDVKAAFVIAQDKSTGINSISARSNGEINVQAIMEAMHGGGHMTAAATQRKDAAVKELKEELINIIEQQKKEAEDESNS
- the rplI gene encoding 50S ribosomal protein L9, translating into MKVILKQDVKKVGKRGDIVDVSDGYGRNFLIARGLAVAESKASLEILKEQKSEEAALEAQREEEARKKAALLEKTVITFTVKSGKEGRVFGSVSTKQIVEALNKQGIIIEKRKIIDMEPIHSLGTTRVKVELHKNVIGTIVVKVLGSEN
- the dnaB gene encoding replicative DNA helicase, producing MPRVLPSAPEAEASLLGTMLVYPSSSRTALEEGLEADDFFIEANRRIYHACEELYQEGTQIDSTTVATRLKDTDLLDKSGGMEYILNLMNAAVTSANTLTYVNLIRDKAMMRRMIEAAERVAEEGFNGQTDLNDYLDRSEKEILNVSRNRKAGEFKNPNDVLNEVLKTIRAASENSSEITGLKTGFNDFDRITHGLQRGDMIVLAARPSMGKTAVALNLAMNVALIPQAQKGAIAIFSLEMGAEQLAMRLLSAKSHIQGDKLKTGRLTNEEWNRINEASAELKASNIYIDDMAGIKIPEIFSKCRRLQAEHGLNMVMIDYIQLISGPSDRSSGNRQQEVSDISRSLKALARELKVPVVALSQLSRNVEAREDKRPMLSDLRESGAIEQDADIVMMLYRESYYNEEAKEQAKESGTERLEINLAKHRNGATGRVYVAFEADTNALYNIAPNRPQ
- a CDS encoding M23 family metallopeptidase — its product is MKNLIAVTICLVLSIAIVIVPSFFYPSFEGIEVGTVGNFNQTVEVTTSDVHKIYKLYEDHKLIGTIKDKTYMDEHLKTVYKEKYASMFPNTHIGIADNMYLVEEMSSNVYTNADAEIMQYLDDHSLYSIACKSISFSDNKEYARIFVKSEDIYQAALQKYLSYFIDEDTLEAIHEHHTISNLTEYGVMTMGFKINETVQIADAYASVKDIKTTEEEVLHYLSYGDNEELVDYTVEEGDTLDSIGLQNYGLTAEQLMRINQDIIKDSSKPLTAGTKLCVTYFTSPIDVYVYKQRLQKETLFYKTSVLEDNTVESGKTVVRQTGANGSKNVLYHETWVNGVLKTGQELSSVVTAVGQDEVVAIGKNSDLGIGSGSFAYPVEHPEIICKYGCYAGFESIDFINRYNRWGNVMAVDTGIIKEKGYTDELGNYVIIDHHNGYQSVYGHLYLPCSLEVDTVVRKGDVIGKIGMTGKATGPHVTFSLLQNGESVNACSALMDCEGLD